In Dama dama isolate Ldn47 chromosome X, ASM3311817v1, whole genome shotgun sequence, one genomic interval encodes:
- the NLGN3 gene encoding neuroligin-3 isoform X1, whose protein sequence is MWLWLGPPSLSLSPKPTVGRSLCLTLWFLSLVLRASTQAPAPTVNTHFGKLRGARVPLPSEILGPVDQYLGVPYAAPPIGEKRFLPPEPPPSWSGIRNATQFPPVCPQNIHTAVPEVMLPVWFTANLDIVATYIQEPNEDCLYLNVYVPTEDVKRISKECARKPNKKICRKGGSGAKKQGEDLADNDGDEDEDIRDSGAKPVMVYIHGGSYMEGTGNMIDGSVLASYGNVIVITLNYRVGVLGFLSTGDQAAKGNYGLLDQIQALRWVSENIAFFGGDPRRITVFGSGIGASCVSLLTLSHHSEGLFQRAIIQSGSALSSWAVNYQPVKYTSLLADKVGCNVLDTVDMVDCLRQKSAKELVEQDIQPARYHVAFGPVIDGDVIPDDPEILMEQGEFLNYDIMLGVNQGEGLKFVEGVVDPEDGVSGTDFDYSVSNFVDNLYGYPEGKDTLRETIKFMYTDWADRDNPETRRKTLVALFTDHQWVEPSVVTADLHARYGSPTYFYAFYHHCQSLMKPAWSDAAHGDEVPYVFGVPMVGPTDLFPCNFSKNDVMLSAVVMTYWTNFAKTGDPNKPVPQDTKFIHTKANRFEEVAWSKYNPRDQLYLHIGLKPRVRDHYRATKVAFWKHLVPHLYNLHDMFHYTSTTTKVPPPDTTHSSHITRRPNGKTWSTKRPAISPAYSNENAQGSWNGDQDAGPLLVENPRDYSTELSVTIAVGASLLFLNVLAFAALYYRKDKRRQEPLRQPSPQRGAGAPELGAAPEEELAALQLGPTHHECEAGPPHDTLRLTTLPDYTLTLRRSPDDIPLMTPNTITMIPNSLVGLQTLHPYNTFAAGFNSTGLPHSHSTTRV, encoded by the exons ATGTGGCTGTGGCTTGGCCCACCCTCGCTGTCCCTGAGCCCCAAGCCCACAGTTGGCCGGAGCCTGTGCCTCACCCTGTGGTTCCTGAGCTTGGTGCTGAGGGCCAGTACCCAGGCCCCAGCACCCACAGTCAACACTCACTTTGGGAAGCTAAGGGGTGCCCGGGTACCATTGCCCAGTGAGATCCTGGGGCCTGTGGACCAGTACCTTGGGGTGCCCTACGCAGCTCCCCCGATCGGCGAGAAACGtttcctgccccctgaaccgcCCCCATCCTGGTCGGGCATCCGGAACGCCACACAGTTTCCCCCAGTGTGCCCCCAGAACATCCACACAGCTGTGCCCGAAGTCATGCTTCCTGTCTGGTTCACCGCCAACTTGGATATCGTCGCTACTTACATCCAGGAGCCTAACGAGGACTGCCTCTACCTGAACGTCTATGTGCCCACGGAGGATG tAAAGCGGATTTCCAAGGAATGCGCCCGAAAGCCCAACAAGAAAATTTGTAGGAAAGGAG GATCCGGCGCTAAGAAACAGGGCGAGGACTTAGCGGATAATGACGGGGATGAAGATGAAG ACATCCGGGACAGTGGCGCTAAGCCTGTCATGGTCTACATCCATGGAGGCTCTTACATGGAAGGGACAGGCAACATGATTGACGGCAGTGTCCTGGCCAGTTATGGCAACGTCATCGTCATCACCCTCAACTATCGGGTTGGAGTGCTAG GTTTCCTGAGCACTGGTGATCAGGCTGCCAAGGGCAACTATGGGCTTCTTGACCAAATCCAGGCCCTCCGCTGGGTGAGCGAGAATATCGCCTTCTTCGGTGGTGATCCCCGCCGTATCACCGTCTTTGGCTCGGGCATTGGCGCATCCTGTGTCAGCCTCCTCACGCTGTCGCATCATTCTGAGG GGCTTTTCCAGAGGGCCATCATCCAAAGCGGTTCTGCTCTGTCCAGCTGGGCTGTGAACTACCAACCAGTGAAGTACACCAGCCTGCTGGCAGACAAGGTGGGCTGTAATGTGCTAGACACAGTCGACATGGTGGACTGTCTTCGGCAAAAGAGTGCCAAGGAGCTGGTAGAGCAAGACATCCAGCCAGCCCGCTACCATGTGGCTTTTGGCCCAGTGATTGATGGTGATGTCATTCCTGATGACCCAGAGATTCTCATGGAACAGGGCGAGTTCCTCAACTATGACATCATGCTAGGTGTCAACCAGGGTGAGGGGCTCAAGTTTGTGGAAGGGGTGGTGGACCCTGAGGATGGTGTCTCTGGCACTGACTTTGACTATTCAGTCTCCAACTTTGTGGACAATCTGTATGGCTATCCTGAGGGTAAGGACACCCTGCGGGAGACCATCAAGTTCATGTACACAGACTGGGCAGACCGTGACAATCCTGAGACCCGTCGTAAGACACTGGTGGCACTCTTCACTGACCACCAGTGGGTGGAGCCCTCAGTGGTGACAGCTGATCTGCATGCCCGCTATGGCTCGCCTACCTACTTCTACGCCTTCTACCATCACTGCCAGAGCCTCATGAAGCCTGCTTGGTCAGACGCAGCTCATGGGGATGAAGTACCCTATGTTTTCGGTGTCCCTATGGTAGGCCCCACTGACCTCTTCCCCTGCAACTTCTCCAAGAATGATGTTATGCTCAGTGCTGTTGTCATGACCTACTGGACCAACTTTGCCAAGACTGG GGATCCAAACAAGCCGGTCCCCCAGGATACCAAGTTCATTCACACCAAGGCCAACCGCTTTGAGGAAGTGGCCTGGTCCAAATACAATCCCCGAGACCAGCTGTACCTTCACATCGGGCTGAAGCCAAGGGTCCGCGATCATTACCGGGCCACTAAGGTGGCTTTTTGGAAACACTTGGTGCCCCACCTATACAACCTGCACGACATGTTCCACTACACGTCCACAACCACCAAAGTGCCGCCCCCGGATACCACCCACAGCTCCCACATCACCCGCAGGCCCAATGGCAAGACCTGGAGCACCAAGCGGCCAGCCATCTCCCCCGCCTACAGCAACGAGAACGCCCAGGGGTCCTGGAACGGGGACCAGGATGCAGGGCCACTCCTGGTGGAGAACCCGCGTGACTACTCCACTGAATTAAGCGTCACCATCGCTGTGGGGGCCTCCCTCCTGTTCCTTAATGTCCTGGCCTTCGCTGCTCTCTACTATCGGAAGGACAAGCGACGTCAGGAGCCCCTGCGGCAGCCCAGCCCTCAGAGGGGAGCCGGGGCTCCTGAACTGGGAGCTGCTCCCGAGGAGGAGCTGGCAGCACTGCAGCTGGGTCCCACACACCATGAGTGTGAGGCGGGTCCCCCCCACGACACCCTGCGCCTCACCACGCTGCCTGACTACACGCTGACCCTGCGGCGCTCCCCTGATGACATTCCACTCATGACCCCCAACACCATCACTATGATCCCCAACTCCCTGGTGGGGCTGCAGACATTGCACCCCTATAACACCTTTGCTGCAGGGTTCAACAGTACTGGGCTGCCCCACTCACACTCCACCACCCGGGTATAG
- the NLGN3 gene encoding neuroligin-3 isoform X2, whose amino-acid sequence MWLWLGPPSLSLSPKPTVGRSLCLTLWFLSLVLRASTQAPAPTVNTHFGKLRGARVPLPSEILGPVDQYLGVPYAAPPIGEKRFLPPEPPPSWSGIRNATQFPPVCPQNIHTAVPEVMLPVWFTANLDIVATYIQEPNEDCLYLNVYVPTEDDIRDSGAKPVMVYIHGGSYMEGTGNMIDGSVLASYGNVIVITLNYRVGVLGFLSTGDQAAKGNYGLLDQIQALRWVSENIAFFGGDPRRITVFGSGIGASCVSLLTLSHHSEGLFQRAIIQSGSALSSWAVNYQPVKYTSLLADKVGCNVLDTVDMVDCLRQKSAKELVEQDIQPARYHVAFGPVIDGDVIPDDPEILMEQGEFLNYDIMLGVNQGEGLKFVEGVVDPEDGVSGTDFDYSVSNFVDNLYGYPEGKDTLRETIKFMYTDWADRDNPETRRKTLVALFTDHQWVEPSVVTADLHARYGSPTYFYAFYHHCQSLMKPAWSDAAHGDEVPYVFGVPMVGPTDLFPCNFSKNDVMLSAVVMTYWTNFAKTGDPNKPVPQDTKFIHTKANRFEEVAWSKYNPRDQLYLHIGLKPRVRDHYRATKVAFWKHLVPHLYNLHDMFHYTSTTTKVPPPDTTHSSHITRRPNGKTWSTKRPAISPAYSNENAQGSWNGDQDAGPLLVENPRDYSTELSVTIAVGASLLFLNVLAFAALYYRKDKRRQEPLRQPSPQRGAGAPELGAAPEEELAALQLGPTHHECEAGPPHDTLRLTTLPDYTLTLRRSPDDIPLMTPNTITMIPNSLVGLQTLHPYNTFAAGFNSTGLPHSHSTTRV is encoded by the exons ATGTGGCTGTGGCTTGGCCCACCCTCGCTGTCCCTGAGCCCCAAGCCCACAGTTGGCCGGAGCCTGTGCCTCACCCTGTGGTTCCTGAGCTTGGTGCTGAGGGCCAGTACCCAGGCCCCAGCACCCACAGTCAACACTCACTTTGGGAAGCTAAGGGGTGCCCGGGTACCATTGCCCAGTGAGATCCTGGGGCCTGTGGACCAGTACCTTGGGGTGCCCTACGCAGCTCCCCCGATCGGCGAGAAACGtttcctgccccctgaaccgcCCCCATCCTGGTCGGGCATCCGGAACGCCACACAGTTTCCCCCAGTGTGCCCCCAGAACATCCACACAGCTGTGCCCGAAGTCATGCTTCCTGTCTGGTTCACCGCCAACTTGGATATCGTCGCTACTTACATCCAGGAGCCTAACGAGGACTGCCTCTACCTGAACGTCTATGTGCCCACGGAGGATG ACATCCGGGACAGTGGCGCTAAGCCTGTCATGGTCTACATCCATGGAGGCTCTTACATGGAAGGGACAGGCAACATGATTGACGGCAGTGTCCTGGCCAGTTATGGCAACGTCATCGTCATCACCCTCAACTATCGGGTTGGAGTGCTAG GTTTCCTGAGCACTGGTGATCAGGCTGCCAAGGGCAACTATGGGCTTCTTGACCAAATCCAGGCCCTCCGCTGGGTGAGCGAGAATATCGCCTTCTTCGGTGGTGATCCCCGCCGTATCACCGTCTTTGGCTCGGGCATTGGCGCATCCTGTGTCAGCCTCCTCACGCTGTCGCATCATTCTGAGG GGCTTTTCCAGAGGGCCATCATCCAAAGCGGTTCTGCTCTGTCCAGCTGGGCTGTGAACTACCAACCAGTGAAGTACACCAGCCTGCTGGCAGACAAGGTGGGCTGTAATGTGCTAGACACAGTCGACATGGTGGACTGTCTTCGGCAAAAGAGTGCCAAGGAGCTGGTAGAGCAAGACATCCAGCCAGCCCGCTACCATGTGGCTTTTGGCCCAGTGATTGATGGTGATGTCATTCCTGATGACCCAGAGATTCTCATGGAACAGGGCGAGTTCCTCAACTATGACATCATGCTAGGTGTCAACCAGGGTGAGGGGCTCAAGTTTGTGGAAGGGGTGGTGGACCCTGAGGATGGTGTCTCTGGCACTGACTTTGACTATTCAGTCTCCAACTTTGTGGACAATCTGTATGGCTATCCTGAGGGTAAGGACACCCTGCGGGAGACCATCAAGTTCATGTACACAGACTGGGCAGACCGTGACAATCCTGAGACCCGTCGTAAGACACTGGTGGCACTCTTCACTGACCACCAGTGGGTGGAGCCCTCAGTGGTGACAGCTGATCTGCATGCCCGCTATGGCTCGCCTACCTACTTCTACGCCTTCTACCATCACTGCCAGAGCCTCATGAAGCCTGCTTGGTCAGACGCAGCTCATGGGGATGAAGTACCCTATGTTTTCGGTGTCCCTATGGTAGGCCCCACTGACCTCTTCCCCTGCAACTTCTCCAAGAATGATGTTATGCTCAGTGCTGTTGTCATGACCTACTGGACCAACTTTGCCAAGACTGG GGATCCAAACAAGCCGGTCCCCCAGGATACCAAGTTCATTCACACCAAGGCCAACCGCTTTGAGGAAGTGGCCTGGTCCAAATACAATCCCCGAGACCAGCTGTACCTTCACATCGGGCTGAAGCCAAGGGTCCGCGATCATTACCGGGCCACTAAGGTGGCTTTTTGGAAACACTTGGTGCCCCACCTATACAACCTGCACGACATGTTCCACTACACGTCCACAACCACCAAAGTGCCGCCCCCGGATACCACCCACAGCTCCCACATCACCCGCAGGCCCAATGGCAAGACCTGGAGCACCAAGCGGCCAGCCATCTCCCCCGCCTACAGCAACGAGAACGCCCAGGGGTCCTGGAACGGGGACCAGGATGCAGGGCCACTCCTGGTGGAGAACCCGCGTGACTACTCCACTGAATTAAGCGTCACCATCGCTGTGGGGGCCTCCCTCCTGTTCCTTAATGTCCTGGCCTTCGCTGCTCTCTACTATCGGAAGGACAAGCGACGTCAGGAGCCCCTGCGGCAGCCCAGCCCTCAGAGGGGAGCCGGGGCTCCTGAACTGGGAGCTGCTCCCGAGGAGGAGCTGGCAGCACTGCAGCTGGGTCCCACACACCATGAGTGTGAGGCGGGTCCCCCCCACGACACCCTGCGCCTCACCACGCTGCCTGACTACACGCTGACCCTGCGGCGCTCCCCTGATGACATTCCACTCATGACCCCCAACACCATCACTATGATCCCCAACTCCCTGGTGGGGCTGCAGACATTGCACCCCTATAACACCTTTGCTGCAGGGTTCAACAGTACTGGGCTGCCCCACTCACACTCCACCACCCGGGTATAG